A window from Methanomassiliicoccus sp. encodes these proteins:
- a CDS encoding DUF523 and DUF1722 domain-containing protein, translating to MASPRSFPRPRLGISRCIEFDHCRYNGDMISSEFVRRLMDHADLVPVCPEVAIELGVPRDPIRIVLRGGERHLVQPSTGRDLTSPMASFTTEFLDRLGVVDGFILKSRSPSCGARDVRAYPDRQGAVPQDRGAGMFGQEVLRRLDGLAVEDEARLRNIKLGEHFLTRAFTLRSFRELNDESEMSDLIDFHSRHKLLLMMYNQTELRRLGRVVANRSGNEMGSLLDEYRDHLRKALTRPPGCTSPINVLSHAFGYVSERLRKDERDLFLQNLDMYREARVPLSVCLSLMRSYIIRFDVEYLAAQAFFEPFPPGILSVGVTDSCEWREMA from the coding sequence ATGGCCTCGCCCAGATCGTTCCCCCGGCCCCGCCTGGGGATCAGCCGGTGCATCGAGTTCGATCACTGCCGCTACAACGGCGATATGATCTCCTCGGAGTTCGTCCGCCGCCTCATGGATCACGCCGACCTCGTACCGGTCTGCCCGGAGGTGGCCATAGAGCTGGGGGTGCCCCGGGATCCCATCCGCATCGTCCTCCGGGGCGGGGAGAGGCATCTTGTCCAGCCATCCACTGGACGGGATCTCACCTCGCCCATGGCCTCCTTCACCACGGAGTTCCTGGACCGTCTGGGAGTAGTGGACGGTTTCATCCTTAAGAGCCGCTCTCCGTCCTGCGGGGCGCGGGACGTGCGGGCCTACCCGGATCGCCAGGGGGCGGTGCCCCAGGACCGCGGTGCAGGCATGTTCGGGCAGGAGGTCCTCCGCCGCCTGGACGGCCTCGCGGTGGAGGACGAGGCCCGGCTGCGTAACATCAAGCTCGGCGAGCACTTCCTGACTCGGGCATTCACCCTTCGCTCCTTCCGAGAACTGAACGACGAGAGCGAAATGTCCGATCTCATCGATTTTCACTCCCGCCACAAGCTCCTCCTGATGATGTACAACCAGACCGAGCTTCGCCGTCTCGGCAGGGTGGTGGCCAACCGCTCCGGCAACGAGATGGGCTCCCTTCTGGACGAATACCGAGATCATCTGCGGAAGGCCTTGACGAGGCCGCCAGGGTGCACCAGCCCGATCAATGTCCTCAGCCACGCCTTCGGATATGTCTCCGAGCGGCTGAGGAAGGATGAGAGGGACCTGTTCCTCCAGAACTTGGACATGTATCGCGAGGCCAGGGTCCCCCTCAGCGTGTGTCTCAGCCTCATGCGATCCTACATCATTCGCTTTGACGTCGAGTATCTCGCTGCCCAGGCGTTCTTCGAGCCCTTTCCCCCCGGAATACTCTCGGTAGGGGTCACCGACTCCTGCGAGTGGCGGGAGATGGCCTGA
- a CDS encoding DUF2284 domain-containing protein, translating to MSTNADLQKLCQLAVSKGASAAKPMSARGVIIDPRVRLKCMVPTCNNYGWNLMCPPNVMPIDQFIEVLRQYDHALLIQYPIPLDRELIKAQEGRRLEHIMEKGDYAERLNRSEVEFTELLGEVEKEALAMGHRFATALSGGACHLCHECVGQRSGEKCRHPFRSRPSMEAMSIDVLLTAQNAGLPFEMPPRDRPVWNGLVLVD from the coding sequence ATGTCGACCAACGCAGATCTGCAAAAGCTGTGCCAGCTGGCCGTATCTAAGGGGGCCAGCGCCGCCAAGCCCATGAGCGCACGCGGAGTGATTATTGACCCACGGGTGAGACTCAAGTGCATGGTGCCGACCTGCAACAACTATGGTTGGAACCTGATGTGCCCGCCCAATGTCATGCCCATCGACCAGTTCATCGAAGTTCTCAGGCAATACGACCATGCCCTTCTCATCCAGTATCCCATCCCTCTGGACCGGGAGCTGATCAAGGCACAGGAAGGCAGAAGGCTGGAGCACATCATGGAGAAGGGAGACTACGCGGAGAGGTTGAACAGGAGCGAGGTCGAGTTCACCGAACTCCTCGGCGAGGTGGAGAAGGAGGCCTTGGCCATGGGCCATAGGTTCGCCACCGCGCTCTCCGGGGGGGCCTGCCATTTGTGCCATGAATGCGTGGGCCAGAGATCCGGGGAGAAGTGTCGCCATCCCTTCCGGTCCCGCCCCTCCATGGAGGCCATGAGCATTGACGTCCTGCTCACGGCCCAGAACGCCGGCCTGCCCTTCGAGATGCCTCCTCGTGACCGACCAGTGTGGAACGGCCTGGTGCTCGTAGACTGA
- a CDS encoding TPM domain-containing protein gives MRSSARTVAGLVVLAIVVGGVVAGGYLLTRPSESGADISMPRLEYYATDLTGVVSEDDLYYIGELCYEVDLNSSCEMVVLVVNTTYPHDIDYFALRTFQYNEIGKSGQDNGVLVVVATDDRTWRVEVGYGLEGILTDVRVSHLAEEYLVPNMTAGSYGDGLFELTYALGSILITEYDGDRSAGPAFPIGGVPLTWGEWAIIAVVFVIVVIVTRGAALRPLLLLLTAIGGGRGGFGGGRSGGGGASGKG, from the coding sequence TTGCGCTCCTCCGCTCGGACGGTAGCCGGACTGGTGGTCCTGGCGATAGTGGTCGGAGGAGTGGTCGCGGGAGGATACCTGCTGACGAGGCCGTCGGAGAGCGGGGCGGACATCTCCATGCCCCGGCTCGAGTACTATGCTACCGACCTTACCGGCGTGGTTTCCGAGGATGACCTGTACTACATCGGCGAGCTGTGCTACGAGGTGGACCTTAACTCAAGTTGCGAGATGGTCGTGCTCGTCGTCAATACTACCTACCCGCACGATATCGACTACTTCGCTCTGAGGACCTTCCAATACAATGAGATCGGCAAGTCCGGGCAGGACAACGGCGTCCTAGTGGTGGTGGCCACCGACGACCGTACGTGGCGGGTGGAGGTCGGCTACGGCCTCGAAGGCATCCTGACCGACGTCCGGGTCAGCCACCTGGCCGAGGAGTATCTGGTGCCCAACATGACCGCTGGCTCCTACGGCGACGGACTGTTCGAGCTCACCTATGCGCTCGGTAGCATCCTCATCACCGAGTACGACGGAGACCGGTCCGCGGGACCGGCCTTCCCGATCGGCGGGGTCCCCCTGACTTGGGGGGAGTGGGCCATCATCGCCGTTGTCTTTGTGATCGTGGTGATTGTGACCAGGGGGGCAGCGCTGCGACCTCTATTGCTGCTTCTGACCGCGATCGGCGGGGGCAGGGGAGGCTTCGGGGGCGGGCGATCGGGAGGGGGAGGGGCCTCGGGGAAAGGATGA
- a CDS encoding LemA family protein codes for MAISKKLIVGIAALVVVAALLLTVVLPYNSLVSKQQNVKNKWSAIEVQVQRQVDLIPQVLAQENVSMQFEEGLLTNLTALRTQWLNTLANGTVDAQVNFTSQFSTQVGSFLSVAESNPYIQSIDVVKDVITELEGTQNRIAAARIFYNDAVAEYNTAVLSFPSNLIAGSFGFQEASYFESGQ; via the coding sequence ATGGCCATATCCAAGAAGCTCATCGTCGGCATCGCGGCGCTGGTGGTGGTGGCCGCCCTGCTGCTGACGGTCGTGCTGCCTTATAACTCCCTCGTTTCCAAGCAACAGAACGTGAAGAACAAGTGGAGCGCCATCGAGGTGCAGGTCCAGCGGCAGGTTGACCTGATTCCCCAGGTCCTGGCGCAGGAGAACGTATCCATGCAGTTCGAGGAGGGCTTGCTTACCAACCTCACCGCGCTCCGTACTCAGTGGCTCAACACTCTGGCCAATGGCACAGTGGATGCCCAGGTCAACTTCACCAGCCAGTTCTCCACCCAAGTAGGGTCGTTCCTGTCAGTGGCGGAATCCAATCCCTACATCCAGTCGATCGATGTCGTCAAGGACGTCATCACCGAGCTGGAGGGCACCCAGAACCGCATCGCTGCCGCGCGCATCTTCTATAATGACGCCGTAGCCGAGTACAACACTGCGGTCCTCAGTTTCCCCTCCAACCTCATCGCCGGGAGCTTCGGTTTCCAGGAGGCCTCCTACTTCGAGTCGGGGCAGTGA